The following are encoded together in the Thiobacillus sp. SCUT-2 genome:
- the uppS gene encoding polyprenyl diphosphate synthase has product MSIRTKQAKPAGTEVPRHIAIIMDGNGRWAKRRFMPRVAGHRKGVEALRGVIRACAERGITHLTVFAFSSENWRRPQEEVTLLMELFMRALENEVAKLHENGIRFRVIGDLSGFSERIQNLIRDAEALTRDNTRLTFTVAANYGGRWDIVQAVKKLMLSGASPGSINEATLAEQLSMAGEPEPDLFIRTGGEQRISNFLLWQLTYTELYFTEALWPDFDAAALDNAIASYRTRERRFGRTSEQVQAAS; this is encoded by the coding sequence GTGTCTATCCGCACGAAGCAGGCGAAGCCGGCCGGCACCGAGGTGCCGCGGCACATCGCCATCATCATGGACGGCAACGGTCGTTGGGCGAAGCGCCGCTTCATGCCGCGCGTCGCCGGGCACCGCAAGGGGGTCGAGGCGTTGCGCGGGGTGATCCGCGCGTGCGCCGAGCGTGGCATCACCCATCTCACCGTGTTCGCGTTCAGTTCGGAAAACTGGCGCCGTCCGCAGGAGGAGGTGACGCTGCTGATGGAACTCTTCATGCGCGCGCTGGAGAACGAGGTCGCGAAGCTGCACGAAAACGGCATCCGCTTCCGCGTGATCGGGGATCTGTCGGGCTTTTCGGAGCGCATCCAGAACCTGATTCGGGACGCCGAGGCGCTGACGCGCGACAACACCCGCCTCACCTTCACCGTCGCGGCCAATTACGGCGGCCGCTGGGACATCGTGCAGGCGGTGAAGAAGCTGATGCTCTCCGGAGCGTCGCCCGGGTCGATCAACGAGGCGACGCTGGCCGAGCAGCTCAGCATGGCGGGCGAACCCGAACCGGATCTGTTCATTCGCACGGGGGGCGAGCAGCGCATCAGCAATTTCCTGCTGTGGCAGCTGACCTACACCGAACTCTATTTCACCGAGGCCTTGTGGCCCGATTTCGACGCGGCGGCGCTGGATAATGCGATCGCCTCCTACCGCACCCGCGAGCGCCGCTTCGGCCGCACCAGCGAGCAGGTGCAGGCGGCGTCGTGA
- the tsf gene encoding translation elongation factor Ts: protein MAEITASMVKDLREKTDAPMMDCKKALTEAGGDMQKAEEILRVRFGNKAAKSAGRVAAEGIVTIAIAADGKSAAMVEVNCETDFVAKNDDFMALSNALADMVLNQNPADVAALSALPYKGTTVEAFRTELVGKIGENMSVRRFSRLAAQGKFASYIHGGKIGVLVDVTGDEGVAKDIAMHIAAAKPKSLDASGVSQELIDTERRVAIEKAKEAGKPEAMLEKIAEGTVQKFLKEVTLLSQPFVKDDKQTVEQVLKSKGSQCHGFMMYVVGEGIEKKVSDFAAEVAAAAKV, encoded by the coding sequence ATGGCTGAAATCACTGCAAGCATGGTCAAGGATCTGCGCGAGAAGACCGACGCGCCGATGATGGACTGCAAGAAGGCGCTGACCGAGGCGGGCGGCGACATGCAGAAGGCCGAGGAAATCCTGCGCGTGCGCTTCGGCAACAAGGCCGCCAAGAGCGCCGGCCGCGTGGCGGCCGAAGGCATCGTCACCATCGCGATTGCCGCCGACGGCAAGTCCGCCGCCATGGTCGAAGTGAACTGCGAGACCGATTTCGTGGCCAAGAACGACGACTTCATGGCGCTCTCCAATGCGCTCGCCGACATGGTGCTCAACCAGAACCCGGCCGACGTCGCCGCGCTGTCCGCGCTGCCCTACAAGGGCACTACCGTGGAAGCCTTCCGTACCGAGCTGGTCGGCAAGATCGGCGAGAACATGTCGGTGCGCCGCTTCTCGCGCCTCGCCGCCCAGGGCAAGTTCGCCAGCTACATCCACGGCGGCAAGATCGGCGTGCTGGTCGACGTGACGGGCGACGAAGGCGTGGCAAAGGACATCGCGATGCACATCGCCGCCGCCAAGCCGAAGTCGCTCGACGCCTCCGGCGTGTCGCAGGAACTCATCGATACCGAACGCCGCGTCGCGATCGAGAAGGCCAAGGAGGCCGGCAAGCCCGAAGCGATGCTGGAGAAGATCGCCGAAGGCACCGTGCAGAAGTTCCTCAAGGAAGTCACCCTGCTGTCGCAGCCCTTCGTCAAGGATGACAAGCAGACCGTCGAGCAGGTGCTGAAGTCGAAGGGCTCGCAGTGCCACGGCTTCATGATGTACGTGGTGGGCGAGGGCATCGAGAAGAAGGTGTCGGACTTCGCCGCCGAAGTCGCCGCGGCCGCCAAGGTCTGA
- a CDS encoding response regulator: MTDNATARVLVVDDDPGLRSLLEAYLGDSGFVVETAPDGAAMWQLLQHGMPDAIVLDLMMPGEDGLTLARRLRSASNVPILMLSARGEEVDRVVGLEMGADDYLAKPFSPRELLARLRALLRRSQGPPEALPQPGMPVFGPFRLDLASHRLTRDGAEVKLSGAEFALLRILVEHPLRVLSRDVLIDMLKGYERDPFDRSVDTRVTRLRRKIEPNPGEPVYIRTVRGEGYLFNPRGGEA; the protein is encoded by the coding sequence GTGACGGACAACGCTACCGCACGCGTCCTGGTGGTGGACGACGATCCCGGCCTGCGCAGCCTGCTCGAAGCCTATCTCGGCGACAGCGGCTTCGTCGTCGAGACCGCGCCGGATGGCGCCGCGATGTGGCAGCTCCTGCAGCACGGCATGCCCGACGCCATCGTGCTCGACCTGATGATGCCCGGCGAGGACGGCCTGACGCTGGCACGCCGCCTGCGCAGCGCGTCCAACGTGCCGATCCTCATGTTGTCGGCGCGCGGCGAGGAGGTCGACCGCGTGGTCGGGCTCGAAATGGGGGCCGACGACTACCTTGCCAAGCCCTTCAGTCCGCGGGAACTGCTTGCCCGCCTGCGCGCGCTGCTGCGGCGCAGCCAGGGCCCGCCCGAGGCGCTTCCGCAGCCCGGCATGCCCGTTTTCGGTCCCTTCCGCCTGGACCTCGCCTCGCATCGCCTGACCCGCGACGGCGCCGAGGTGAAGCTCTCGGGGGCCGAGTTCGCGCTGCTGCGCATCCTGGTCGAGCATCCCTTGCGCGTGCTGTCGCGCGACGTGCTGATCGACATGCTGAAGGGCTACGAGCGCGATCCCTTCGACCGCAGCGTCGATACGCGCGTCACCCGCCTGCGCCGCAAGATCGAGCCGAACCCCGGCGAGCCGGTCTACATCCGCACCGTGCGCGGCGAGGGCTACCTCTTCAATCCGCGCGGCGGCGAGGCGTGA
- the map gene encoding type I methionyl aminopeptidase, producing MTVTIKTGAEIEGMRVAGRLASEVLDYITPFVKPGVTTGELDRLCHEYMVNVQGTVPAPLNYAPNGHVPYPKSICTSVNNQVCHGVPGEKVLKNGDIVNLDITVIKDGWHGDTSRMFAVGEASIQAKRLIQVTYEAMWVGIDHVKPGVRLGDIGHAIQRFAENHGYSIVREFCGHGIGRNFHEDPQVLHYGKPGTGLMLEPGMTFTIEPMVNAGKRDIRQLPDGWTIVTKDRSLSAQWEHTVLVTDSGYEVLTVSAGTPAVPDRIRHAA from the coding sequence ATGACCGTCACGATCAAAACCGGCGCCGAAATCGAGGGCATGCGCGTCGCGGGCCGCCTCGCCTCGGAAGTGCTCGACTACATCACCCCCTTCGTCAAGCCCGGCGTCACCACCGGCGAGCTCGACCGCCTCTGCCACGAATACATGGTGAACGTGCAGGGCACCGTCCCCGCCCCGCTCAACTACGCGCCGAACGGCCACGTCCCGTATCCGAAGTCGATCTGCACCTCGGTCAACAACCAGGTGTGTCACGGCGTGCCTGGCGAAAAGGTGCTGAAGAACGGCGACATCGTGAACCTCGACATCACCGTCATCAAGGACGGCTGGCACGGCGACACCAGCCGCATGTTCGCCGTCGGCGAGGCGTCGATCCAGGCCAAGCGCCTGATTCAGGTGACCTATGAGGCGATGTGGGTCGGCATCGACCACGTCAAGCCCGGCGTGCGCCTCGGCGACATCGGCCACGCCATCCAGCGCTTCGCCGAGAATCACGGATACAGCATCGTGCGCGAATTCTGCGGCCACGGCATCGGCCGCAATTTCCACGAGGATCCCCAGGTGCTGCACTACGGCAAGCCCGGCACCGGCCTCATGCTGGAGCCCGGCATGACCTTCACGATCGAGCCAATGGTCAATGCCGGCAAGCGCGACATCCGCCAGTTGCCCGACGGCTGGACCATCGTCACCAAGGACCGCAGCCTGTCGGCGCAATGGGAGCACACCGTGCTGGTCACCGACAGCGGCTACGAGGTGCTGACGGTGTCGGCCGGCACGCCCGCCGTCCCCGACCGCATTCGCCACGCGGCGTGA
- a CDS encoding flagellar biosynthesis regulator FlaF, with product MSPENEIRQAQRRIRHADVMMDEATQLDEIAAQLMAVQRHWHAPDRSLQLMTALEASRSVWHAIQAALAHGSLLLPPEVQHNLLILSVYADSKITACESCPDADTLASLIALTRTLAGSLKEWREAA from the coding sequence ATGAGCCCGGAAAACGAGATCAGGCAGGCGCAGCGCCGCATCCGCCACGCAGACGTGATGATGGACGAAGCGACCCAGCTCGACGAAATCGCCGCCCAGTTGATGGCCGTGCAGCGGCACTGGCATGCCCCCGATCGTTCGCTTCAGTTGATGACCGCGCTGGAGGCCAGCCGCAGCGTCTGGCACGCGATCCAGGCGGCGCTCGCGCACGGAAGCCTGCTGCTTCCGCCGGAAGTGCAGCACAACCTGCTGATTCTGTCCGTCTACGCCGACAGCAAGATCACCGCGTGCGAATCCTGTCCCGACGCCGATACGCTGGCCAGCCTGATCGCGCTGACGCGCACGCTGGCAGGCAGCCTCAAGGAATGGCGGGAGGCGGCATGA
- a CDS encoding phosphatidate cytidylyltransferase: MTPLLRRISTALLLLAVFVPAVLWAPAWLWAALMAAVVGMAAHEWAKLSHFPPVTATVYAALLPLCALALPFALAADWPLFQRSLIVLAVAFWLLVAPLWLLGRWQATHPFVRALTGVMVLLPTWAALLYLQARGPAVLLGVMAVVWIADTAAYFSGRHFGRHKLAPHISPGKTWEGVAGAAAALALYAIGLSVAAGLSLVPVMLIVGGLLYLSVLGDLFESWIKRVSGMKDSGGTLPGHGGVLDRIDALTSTLPIAAGVLMWLERA; the protein is encoded by the coding sequence ATGACGCCGCTTCTTCGACGGATCAGCACGGCCCTGCTGCTGCTCGCGGTCTTCGTGCCGGCCGTGCTGTGGGCGCCGGCCTGGCTGTGGGCGGCGCTGATGGCGGCGGTGGTCGGCATGGCGGCGCACGAGTGGGCGAAGCTGAGCCATTTCCCGCCGGTGACGGCGACGGTCTACGCCGCGCTGCTGCCGCTGTGCGCGCTCGCGCTGCCGTTTGCGCTGGCGGCGGACTGGCCGCTGTTCCAGCGGTCGCTGATCGTGCTGGCGGTCGCTTTCTGGCTGCTCGTCGCGCCGCTCTGGCTGCTCGGCCGCTGGCAGGCGACGCATCCCTTCGTCCGCGCGCTGACCGGCGTCATGGTGCTGCTGCCCACCTGGGCGGCGCTGCTCTACCTGCAGGCACGCGGCCCCGCCGTGCTGCTCGGCGTGATGGCGGTGGTCTGGATTGCCGATACGGCCGCCTATTTCTCCGGGCGCCATTTCGGGCGACACAAGCTGGCGCCGCATATCAGCCCGGGCAAGACCTGGGAAGGCGTGGCCGGTGCGGCGGCCGCGCTCGCGCTCTACGCCATCGGCCTGAGCGTCGCGGCAGGACTGTCCCTCGTGCCCGTCATGCTGATCGTCGGCGGCCTGCTCTATCTGTCGGTGCTCGGCGATCTCTTCGAATCCTGGATCAAGCGGGTATCCGGCATGAAGGACAGCGGCGGCACGCTGCCGGGGCACGGCGGCGTGCTCGACCGCATCGACGCGCTGACGTCGACCCTGCCGATCGCCGCCGGCGTGCTGATGTGGCTGGAGCGGGCATGA
- the pyrH gene encoding UMP kinase, with the protein MAPVRRILLKLSGEALMGPDAFGYHADTLAGFVAQIREVTELGVQVGIVVGGGNLFRGATGALSGMNRATADSMGMLATVMNALALKDALVQAGVPARVQTAVAIAHVGEGFERDAAVRELEAGNVVIFGGGTGNPFFTTDTAAALRAAEIGAGLLLKATKVDGVYTADPKKDPSAKRYEALSFDEAIARNLGVLDTAAFALCREQNLSLVVFNVFKPGALKRVVMGEDEGTRVSNH; encoded by the coding sequence ATGGCGCCGGTCCGACGCATCCTGCTGAAGCTGTCCGGCGAGGCCCTGATGGGGCCGGACGCCTTCGGCTACCATGCCGACACCCTGGCCGGTTTCGTCGCCCAGATCCGCGAAGTGACGGAGCTCGGGGTGCAGGTCGGCATCGTCGTCGGCGGCGGCAACCTGTTTCGGGGTGCCACCGGGGCGCTGTCGGGGATGAATCGCGCGACCGCCGACTCGATGGGCATGCTGGCGACGGTGATGAACGCGCTGGCGCTGAAGGATGCGCTGGTGCAGGCGGGGGTGCCGGCGCGGGTGCAAACCGCGGTCGCCATCGCCCACGTCGGCGAGGGCTTCGAGCGCGACGCCGCGGTGCGGGAACTCGAGGCCGGCAACGTCGTCATTTTCGGCGGCGGTACCGGCAATCCGTTCTTCACCACCGATACGGCCGCCGCGCTGCGTGCGGCCGAGATTGGCGCCGGACTGCTGCTGAAGGCGACCAAGGTCGACGGCGTCTACACCGCCGATCCGAAGAAGGACCCGAGTGCCAAGCGCTACGAGGCGCTCTCGTTCGACGAAGCGATCGCGAGGAACCTGGGCGTGCTCGACACCGCCGCCTTCGCCCTGTGCCGCGAACAGAACCTGTCGCTCGTCGTGTTCAACGTCTTCAAGCCCGGTGCGCTCAAGCGCGTCGTGATGGGCGAGGACGAGGGCACGCGGGTCAGCAACCATTGA
- a CDS encoding ATP-binding protein: MRLSSRLSLTQQNALLLVVFFVVFEALVAAAITYFLMLPMARRSAADLAGLMTLSAQTWSELPPVTRPAFEYELARSHALALRAEPPRDPAPPSWREPYLRFLVASLNARTGGPVATSREEIRGEEWFWASLPAGDGRLSVGFPHERIGPRPIHALLASLAASVVMTLLAAWWLARRALRPLERLQQAVTSLGQGQTPERLPETGPREIAILSRRFNEMAKQVEDLLAARTVLLAGVSHDLRTPLARLRLAVEMLVKKPGAELAAQVEGDIEAMDRLIADVLTLARGFGHEPARHVALPELLAELVAATPGARERVRIETADLAFDAPAGALRRILGNLLENALRYGDGQPVTVHAEASANGIRIGILDRGPGIPAAEREAVFRPFYRLEGSRSASTGGSGLGLAIVRQLAAAQGWEVGLEARPGGGLAAWLRIPLRPAGAP, translated from the coding sequence GTGAGGCTGTCGTCGCGCCTGAGCCTCACGCAGCAGAATGCGCTGCTGCTGGTGGTGTTCTTCGTCGTGTTCGAGGCCCTGGTGGCCGCGGCGATCACCTATTTCCTGATGCTGCCGATGGCGCGCCGCTCGGCCGCCGACCTGGCCGGCCTGATGACGCTGTCGGCGCAGACCTGGAGCGAGTTGCCGCCCGTCACGCGTCCGGCCTTCGAATACGAACTGGCGCGTTCGCACGCGCTGGCGCTGCGCGCCGAGCCGCCGCGCGATCCGGCGCCGCCCTCCTGGCGGGAACCTTATCTGCGCTTCCTGGTGGCGTCGCTGAACGCGCGCACAGGGGGGCCGGTCGCCACCTCGCGCGAGGAAATCCGCGGCGAAGAGTGGTTCTGGGCTTCGCTGCCGGCAGGCGACGGCCGGCTTTCGGTCGGTTTTCCGCATGAGCGCATCGGCCCGCGGCCGATCCATGCGTTGCTCGCCTCGCTTGCCGCCAGCGTCGTGATGACGCTGCTCGCCGCATGGTGGCTCGCGCGCCGCGCCCTGCGGCCGCTCGAACGCCTGCAGCAGGCGGTGACCTCGCTCGGTCAGGGGCAGACGCCGGAGCGCCTGCCGGAGACCGGACCGCGCGAGATCGCGATCCTGAGCCGCCGCTTCAACGAAATGGCGAAGCAGGTCGAAGACCTGCTCGCTGCGCGCACCGTGCTGCTGGCGGGCGTGTCGCACGACCTGCGCACGCCGCTGGCGAGGCTGCGCCTCGCGGTCGAGATGCTGGTGAAGAAGCCGGGCGCGGAACTCGCGGCCCAGGTGGAGGGCGACATCGAGGCGATGGATCGCCTGATTGCCGACGTGCTGACGCTGGCGCGCGGCTTCGGCCACGAGCCGGCGCGGCACGTGGCACTGCCGGAGCTGCTGGCGGAACTGGTGGCGGCGACGCCGGGCGCGCGCGAGCGTGTCCGGATCGAGACCGCCGATCTGGCATTTGACGCCCCGGCCGGCGCCTTGCGCCGCATCCTCGGCAATCTGCTGGAAAACGCCCTGCGCTACGGCGACGGGCAGCCCGTGACCGTGCATGCCGAGGCCTCGGCCAACGGCATTCGCATCGGCATCCTCGACCGCGGCCCCGGCATCCCGGCGGCCGAGCGCGAGGCCGTATTCCGCCCGTTCTACCGGCTCGAGGGCTCGCGCAGCGCGAGCACCGGCGGCTCGGGCCTCGGCCTGGCGATCGTGCGCCAGCTGGCGGCCGCGCAGGGCTGGGAGGTCGGCCTGGAGGCGCGCCCCGGCGGCGGCCTGGCGGCGTGGCTGCGGATTCCCCTGCGGCCCGCCGGGGCGCCTTGA
- a CDS encoding [protein-PII] uridylyltransferase, producing the protein MSAPPFADLRERLKSGRAALAAAFLDRHATRYLTRHAALVDDVLVELSRRVGLPSHACLAAVGGYGRGELFPGSDVDVLLLLPHEPAPDEQAALERWVQACWDIGLEIGHSVRTVEACLAEADADLTVETNLLEARPVWGALDLFDTFGRRFQARFDAQRFFDGKLAEQQARHARFDDSAYKLEPNLKDSPGGLRDLHTVHWLAQACGIQGGWSGVARAGLLTHAEARRIAREERALSALRIRLHLLAGRREDRLAFDYQTELAACLGLAATPHRRPGERLMQGYYRAAKLIQRVNDILIQSLRVRLFPVAAPPQPIDADFQLRANLLEARAADLFERKPDALLRAFIVYARHPGIAGFEPATLRALWRGSTRIDAAFRANPLHHGLFMTLLRQPAGVTRALRAMHRYGLLGRYIPAFGRIVGQMQHDLFHVYTVDEHILTVLRNVRRFTVPELAHEFPLASRLITAFDKPELLYLAALFHDIAKGRGGDHSELGAADARRFCRRHGLDKADSALVAWLVEMHLVMSRTSQKEDISDPEVIAAFAARVGDARRLDALYLLTVADIRGTSPTVWNAWKGKLLEDLYHAARACLAGGEAARSDIAAKQDEARINLALYGLPADAADALWRHLDERYFIRFDARDMAWQARMLWRRTDGRDAVVRARLSPAGEGIQVLVYAPDRPDIFARICGFFARIRYTILEAKIHTTGNGYALDSFQVMDLVHRGIHYRDFLSFVEHELARDLEPARPLQPVPRGRLSRHQRHHPYPTTVQLDADAQGKGYQLSITCADRGGLLFAVADVLMRHGVSVYAAKIDTLGERVEDTFLIRGARLQAAAEREALEAEIREALE; encoded by the coding sequence GTGAGCGCCCCGCCGTTCGCCGACCTGCGCGAGCGGCTCAAGTCCGGCCGCGCCGCCCTCGCGGCGGCTTTCCTCGACAGACACGCCACCCGCTATCTGACCCGCCACGCGGCGCTGGTCGACGACGTGCTCGTCGAACTGTCGCGACGCGTTGGCCTGCCGTCGCACGCCTGCCTGGCGGCGGTGGGCGGCTACGGCCGCGGCGAGCTGTTTCCCGGCTCCGACGTCGACGTGCTGCTGCTGCTGCCGCACGAACCGGCGCCCGACGAGCAGGCCGCCCTCGAACGCTGGGTGCAGGCCTGCTGGGACATCGGGCTGGAAATCGGCCACAGCGTGCGCACCGTCGAAGCCTGCCTCGCCGAGGCCGATGCCGACCTGACCGTCGAGACCAATCTGCTGGAAGCGCGTCCGGTGTGGGGCGCACTCGACCTGTTCGACACCTTCGGTCGCCGCTTCCAGGCGCGTTTCGACGCGCAGCGCTTCTTCGACGGCAAGCTCGCCGAGCAGCAGGCCCGCCACGCGCGCTTCGACGACAGCGCCTACAAGCTCGAGCCCAACCTCAAGGACAGCCCGGGCGGTCTGCGCGACCTGCACACGGTCCACTGGCTGGCGCAGGCCTGCGGCATCCAGGGCGGCTGGAGCGGCGTCGCGCGCGCCGGCCTGCTCACCCACGCCGAGGCACGCCGCATCGCCCGCGAGGAGCGCGCGCTGTCGGCCCTGCGCATCCGCCTGCACCTGCTGGCAGGACGCCGCGAGGATCGCCTCGCCTTCGACTATCAGACCGAGCTCGCCGCCTGCCTCGGGCTCGCCGCGACGCCCCACCGCCGCCCGGGCGAACGCCTGATGCAGGGCTATTACCGGGCGGCCAAGCTGATCCAGCGCGTCAACGACATCCTGATCCAGTCGCTGCGCGTGCGCCTGTTTCCGGTCGCCGCGCCGCCGCAGCCGATCGACGCCGATTTCCAGCTGCGCGCCAACCTGCTCGAGGCACGCGCCGCGGACCTGTTCGAGCGCAAGCCCGACGCGCTCCTGCGCGCGTTCATCGTGTACGCCCGTCACCCGGGGATCGCCGGTTTCGAGCCGGCGACGCTGCGTGCGCTGTGGCGCGGCAGCACCCGCATCGATGCGGCCTTTCGCGCCAACCCGCTGCACCACGGCCTGTTCATGACGCTGCTGCGCCAGCCGGCCGGCGTCACCCGGGCGCTGCGCGCGATGCACCGCTACGGCCTGCTCGGACGCTACATTCCGGCGTTCGGACGGATCGTCGGGCAGATGCAGCACGATCTCTTCCACGTCTACACGGTCGACGAGCACATCCTCACCGTGCTGCGCAACGTGCGGCGCTTCACGGTCCCCGAACTGGCCCACGAATTCCCGCTCGCCAGCCGGCTCATCACCGCATTCGACAAGCCCGAGCTGCTGTATCTCGCCGCGCTGTTCCACGACATCGCCAAGGGCCGCGGCGGCGACCATTCGGAACTCGGCGCCGCTGACGCACGCCGCTTCTGTCGCCGGCACGGGCTCGACAAGGCGGACAGCGCGCTGGTCGCGTGGCTGGTGGAGATGCACCTGGTGATGTCGCGGACCTCGCAGAAGGAGGACATCAGCGACCCCGAGGTAATCGCCGCCTTCGCCGCGCGGGTCGGCGACGCGCGCCGGCTCGACGCGCTCTACCTGCTGACCGTCGCCGACATCCGCGGCACCAGCCCCACGGTCTGGAACGCCTGGAAGGGCAAGCTGCTGGAAGACCTCTACCACGCCGCACGCGCCTGTCTGGCCGGCGGCGAAGCGGCGCGATCCGACATCGCCGCCAAGCAGGACGAGGCCCGGATCAACCTCGCCCTCTATGGCCTGCCGGCCGACGCCGCCGACGCGCTGTGGCGGCATCTCGACGAGCGCTATTTCATCCGTTTCGATGCCCGCGACATGGCCTGGCAGGCGCGCATGCTGTGGCGCCGCACCGACGGCCGCGACGCCGTGGTGCGGGCGCGGCTGTCACCGGCGGGCGAGGGGATCCAGGTGCTGGTCTACGCGCCCGACCGTCCCGACATCTTCGCGCGCATCTGCGGCTTCTTCGCCCGCATCCGCTACACGATTCTCGAGGCGAAGATCCACACGACCGGCAACGGCTATGCGCTCGACAGCTTCCAGGTCATGGACCTGGTGCATCGCGGCATTCATTACCGCGACTTCCTCAGCTTCGTCGAGCACGAGCTGGCGCGCGACCTCGAGCCGGCGCGCCCGCTGCAGCCGGTTCCGCGCGGCCGCCTGTCGCGCCACCAGCGCCATCATCCCTATCCGACGACGGTGCAGCTGGACGCCGACGCGCAGGGCAAGGGCTACCAGTTGTCGATCACCTGCGCGGACCGCGGCGGCCTGCTGTTCGCCGTGGCCGACGTGCTGATGCGCCATGGGGTCAGCGTCTATGCCGCGAAGATCGACACGCTCGGCGAGCGCGTCGAGGACACCTTCCTGATCCGCGGAGCGCGCCTGCAGGCGGCAGCGGAACGCGAGGCGCTGGAAGCGGAAATCCGGGAAGCGCTGGAATGA
- the frr gene encoding ribosome recycling factor, which yields MAETTIAEVKQSAQQKMGKTLDALKNDLAKVRTGRAHAGILDHVMVDYYGNPTPVPQVANVSLVDSRTLGVQPYEKNMVGKIEKAIRDSDLGLNPAAHGDVIRVPMPALTEERRKDLIKVVRNEAEGARVAVRNIRRDANGALKDMVKAKTATEDEERRTQDEVQKLTDRFIGEIDKMLADKEKDLLAV from the coding sequence ATGGCTGAAACCACCATCGCCGAAGTCAAGCAGTCTGCCCAGCAGAAGATGGGCAAGACGCTGGACGCCCTGAAGAACGACCTCGCCAAGGTACGCACCGGCCGGGCGCACGCCGGCATCCTCGATCACGTGATGGTCGATTACTACGGCAACCCGACGCCGGTGCCGCAGGTCGCGAACGTCTCGCTGGTCGACAGCCGCACCCTCGGCGTGCAGCCGTATGAAAAGAACATGGTCGGCAAGATCGAGAAGGCGATCCGCGATTCCGACCTCGGCCTCAATCCGGCCGCGCACGGCGACGTCATCCGCGTGCCGATGCCGGCGCTGACCGAGGAGCGCCGCAAGGACCTGATCAAGGTCGTGCGCAACGAGGCCGAAGGGGCGCGCGTCGCGGTGCGCAACATCCGCCGCGACGCCAACGGCGCGCTGAAGGACATGGTCAAGGCCAAGACCGCGACCGAGGACGAGGAGCGCCGCACCCAGGACGAGGTGCAGAAGCTGACCGACAGGTTCATCGGCGAGATCGACAAGATGCTGGCCGACAAGGAAAAGGACCTGCTCGCCGTCTGA
- the rpsB gene encoding 30S ribosomal protein S2: protein MSVTMRQMLEAGVHFGHQTRFWNPKMAPFIFGHRNKIHIVNLEKSLPMFQEAQKFVRQLAANKGTVLFVGTKRAARDIVREEAQRAGVPFVDNRWLGGMLTNYKTVKQSIKRLNDLEAQIAEPGRLSKKEILTVQREVDKLNRSLGGIREMGGLPDALFIIDVGYQKGAVVEAKKLGIPVIGVVDTNNSPDGVDYVIPGNDDSARAIRLYARGMADAVLEGRAQVISEIVGGEEFVEVEEEGGVAAE from the coding sequence ATGTCCGTCACCATGCGTCAAATGCTGGAGGCCGGTGTCCATTTCGGCCACCAGACCCGCTTCTGGAACCCCAAGATGGCTCCGTTCATCTTCGGCCATCGCAACAAGATCCACATCGTCAACCTGGAAAAGTCGCTGCCGATGTTCCAGGAGGCGCAGAAATTCGTGCGCCAGCTCGCCGCCAACAAGGGTACCGTGCTGTTCGTCGGCACCAAGCGTGCTGCGCGTGACATCGTGCGCGAGGAAGCCCAGCGCGCCGGCGTGCCCTTCGTCGACAACCGCTGGCTCGGCGGCATGCTGACCAACTACAAGACCGTCAAGCAGTCGATCAAGCGTCTGAACGACCTCGAGGCGCAGATCGCCGAACCCGGCCGCCTGTCGAAGAAGGAAATCCTCACCGTCCAGCGCGAAGTCGACAAGCTCAACCGCAGCCTCGGCGGTATCCGCGAAATGGGCGGCCTGCCCGACGCGCTGTTCATCATCGACGTCGGCTACCAGAAGGGCGCCGTGGTCGAGGCCAAGAAGCTGGGCATCCCGGTGATCGGCGTCGTCGACACCAACAACAGCCCCGACGGCGTGGACTATGTGATCCCCGGCAATGACGACTCCGCCCGCGCGATCCGCCTGTACGCCCGCGGCATGGCTGACGCCGTGCTCGAGGGCCGCGCCCAGGTGATCAGCGAGATCGTCGGCGGCGAGGAATTCGTCGAGGTGGAAGAAGAAGGCGGCGTCGCCGCCGAATAA